In Mycobacterium sp. JS623, one genomic interval encodes:
- a CDS encoding recombinase family protein, with product MAVIGYARVSTTDQNPQLQLDALEQAGATRIFTDHGASGSTASRPHLDACLDHLREGDVLTVWKLDRLGRNTQHVLAVVEQLTSRGIGFRSLTEGLHTEGPMGTAMLTIMAAFAQLERDTMIERTRAGLAAAAANGRKGGRPRKVDDADAAKARQLREKGIAAADIAKMLGVSRATVYRYLADDAAA from the coding sequence TTGGCAGTCATCGGATACGCACGGGTTTCGACGACCGATCAAAACCCCCAGCTTCAGCTGGACGCGCTTGAGCAAGCCGGAGCGACGCGAATTTTCACCGACCATGGCGCGAGCGGCTCGACCGCGTCCCGACCCCATCTCGATGCCTGCCTCGACCACCTCCGCGAAGGTGACGTGCTCACCGTATGGAAGCTGGACCGGCTCGGACGCAACACCCAACACGTTCTCGCCGTCGTCGAGCAACTCACCTCTCGCGGGATCGGGTTCCGCAGCCTCACCGAAGGTCTGCACACCGAGGGACCGATGGGTACGGCGATGTTGACGATCATGGCGGCCTTCGCCCAACTCGAACGCGACACCATGATCGAGCGGACCCGCGCCGGGCTGGCCGCTGCCGCCGCCAACGGACGTAAGGGCGGGCGCCCACGCAAGGTCGACGACGCCGATGCCGCCAAGGCCCGTCAGCTTCGGGAGAAGGGCATCGCGGCTGCTGACATCGCAAAGATGCTGGGGGTCTCCCGCGCCACCGTGTACCGCTACCTCGCCGACGATGCGGCGGCGTGA
- a CDS encoding helix-turn-helix domain-containing protein, with translation MSDHELPRWVTIKQAAEYYQLDPKTIRRMIAHGKLKARRVGERSIRVDRESLLELGRVSYWGT, from the coding sequence GTGAGCGATCATGAACTGCCGCGATGGGTGACCATCAAGCAGGCGGCCGAGTACTACCAGCTGGATCCGAAGACGATCCGGAGGATGATCGCCCACGGCAAGCTCAAGGCTCGCCGTGTCGGCGAGAGGAGCATCCGCGTTGATCGCGAGTCCCTATTGGAACTCGGCCGTGTGAGTTATTGGGGAACGTAA
- a CDS encoding helix-turn-helix transcriptional regulator has product MSDNDEEDLRSAIDQDTNAIRAKRPAVDVGDCTKVDQGDSTKLDQVDREIMGAKDLEALTGTKASTWRYWANIGEGPASFKLGRRRVWKMSVVREWLAEQEKRAR; this is encoded by the coding sequence ATGTCCGATAATGATGAGGAAGACTTGCGAAGCGCAATCGACCAGGACACCAATGCAATTCGGGCTAAGCGCCCCGCGGTAGATGTGGGGGATTGCACGAAGGTCGATCAGGGGGATAGCACGAAGTTAGATCAGGTGGATAGAGAGATCATGGGTGCCAAGGACCTTGAGGCACTGACCGGAACCAAGGCCAGTACATGGCGCTACTGGGCCAACATCGGCGAGGGTCCGGCCAGCTTCAAGCTCGGCAGGCGCCGCGTCTGGAAAATGTCGGTCGTACGGGAGTGGCTTGCCGAGCAAGAGAAAAGGGCCAGATGA
- a CDS encoding type I restriction-modification system subunit M encodes MALKKSDLYSSLWKSCDELRGGMDASQYKDYILTLLFVKYVSDKAKADPTSLIEVPTGGSFDDLVKLKGKPNIGEEINVAIRKLADANDLQGVINNADFDDPNKLGDGKAMQDRLSKLIGIFQALDFSGSRAEGDDLLGDAYEYLMRHFATESGKSKGQFYTPAEVSRVMAQVIGIKPNTPKRTTVYDPTCGSGSLLLKVVDAAPNGLTIYGQEKDNATWALSKMNMILHGNVTADIRMGDSIVDPKFRSGDTLDSFDLLVANPPFSVKSWTNGLENEYGRFDGYARPPEKNGDYAFLLHMVKSLKSTGKGAVILPHGVLFRGHTEATIRKELIKRGYIKGIIGLPANLFYGTGIPACIIVLDKENAQARTGIFMIDASKGFMKDGNKNRLRPRDMHQIVDSFTKQIEVERYSRMVPLKEIADPNNDYNLNIPRYIDSSEPEDIQDLHAHLHGGIPDRDLDALDDYWKAFSTLRSTLFTENRPGYSDLTIDVASVQETVLDSAKFKKFAARVDADVDEWLGSHRARLAKITENTKPGELISEISEDLLARFKSVPLLDEYDVYEQLMTYWNETMHDDVFLIMNEGWVGAAKPRKTIEDKDRKLTEVPDLIAGSGRGATKYKMDLIPPAVMVAANFADYQPYIDELTAAAEEAARAVEEYTEEHAVEDGLLAAAMDDDKISKALAAARLKDAKKEGSDPDEIKALQHLIDLYDAETDAKKAVKEAQAELDAAVLKEYGHLTEDAVKSLVLDDKWCAAVRGRIGGEVNSLTLDLVARIQELGERYSETVGALDAELERLEATIAGHLADMGVN; translated from the coding sequence GTGGCCTTGAAGAAGTCTGATCTGTACTCCTCGCTGTGGAAGTCCTGCGACGAGCTACGCGGCGGGATGGATGCCAGCCAGTACAAGGACTACATCCTGACGCTGCTGTTCGTGAAGTACGTCTCGGACAAGGCCAAGGCCGACCCGACCAGTCTGATCGAAGTCCCGACGGGGGGATCCTTCGACGATCTGGTCAAGCTGAAGGGCAAGCCGAACATCGGCGAGGAGATCAACGTCGCCATCCGCAAGCTGGCCGATGCCAACGACTTGCAGGGCGTCATCAACAATGCGGACTTTGACGACCCGAACAAGCTCGGCGATGGCAAGGCCATGCAGGATCGGCTGTCCAAGCTAATCGGTATCTTCCAAGCTCTCGATTTCTCCGGTTCGCGCGCTGAGGGCGACGATCTGCTCGGCGACGCCTACGAGTACCTGATGCGGCACTTCGCGACCGAGTCTGGCAAGAGCAAGGGACAGTTCTACACGCCGGCTGAGGTCTCTCGCGTGATGGCGCAAGTGATCGGGATCAAGCCGAACACGCCGAAGCGCACCACGGTCTACGACCCGACCTGCGGCTCGGGCTCCTTACTTCTCAAGGTGGTTGACGCGGCGCCGAACGGTCTAACCATCTACGGCCAAGAGAAGGACAACGCCACCTGGGCGCTGTCGAAGATGAACATGATCTTGCATGGCAACGTGACCGCAGACATCCGGATGGGTGACTCCATCGTCGACCCGAAGTTCCGTTCGGGTGACACGCTCGACTCCTTCGATCTCCTCGTCGCCAATCCACCCTTCTCGGTCAAGTCGTGGACGAACGGGCTGGAGAACGAATACGGACGTTTCGACGGCTATGCCCGCCCGCCCGAGAAGAACGGCGACTACGCCTTCCTGCTGCACATGGTCAAGTCGCTCAAGTCGACCGGCAAGGGCGCGGTCATCCTGCCGCACGGTGTGCTGTTCCGGGGGCACACCGAGGCAACCATCCGTAAGGAGCTGATCAAGCGCGGCTACATCAAGGGCATCATCGGCCTGCCGGCAAACCTGTTCTACGGCACTGGCATTCCGGCGTGCATCATCGTGCTCGACAAGGAGAATGCGCAGGCGCGCACTGGGATCTTCATGATCGATGCCTCCAAGGGTTTCATGAAAGACGGCAATAAGAACCGCCTGCGTCCGCGTGACATGCACCAGATCGTCGACAGCTTCACCAAGCAGATCGAGGTCGAGCGGTACTCGCGCATGGTGCCACTCAAGGAGATCGCAGACCCGAATAACGATTACAACCTCAACATCCCGCGCTACATCGATTCGTCGGAGCCCGAGGACATCCAGGACCTACACGCTCATCTGCACGGCGGCATCCCAGACCGCGACCTCGACGCGCTGGACGACTACTGGAAGGCTTTCTCAACCCTGCGCAGCACACTGTTCACCGAGAACCGGCCTGGCTACAGTGATCTCACGATCGATGTCGCAAGCGTCCAGGAGACCGTGCTGGACTCTGCCAAGTTCAAGAAGTTCGCCGCCAGGGTTGATGCGGACGTCGATGAGTGGCTCGGTTCGCACCGCGCGCGGTTGGCGAAGATAACTGAGAACACGAAGCCCGGCGAGTTGATCAGCGAGATCAGCGAGGACCTGCTGGCACGTTTCAAATCGGTGCCGCTCCTCGATGAGTACGACGTCTACGAGCAGCTCATGACCTACTGGAACGAGACCATGCACGACGACGTCTTCCTGATCATGAACGAGGGCTGGGTCGGTGCTGCCAAACCTCGCAAGACGATCGAGGACAAAGACCGCAAGCTGACTGAAGTGCCAGACCTCATTGCCGGCTCTGGGCGCGGCGCCACCAAGTACAAAATGGACCTCATCCCGCCCGCCGTCATGGTCGCGGCCAACTTTGCCGACTACCAGCCCTACATCGACGAACTCACCGCAGCCGCCGAGGAAGCCGCCCGCGCCGTCGAGGAGTACACGGAGGAGCACGCGGTCGAGGATGGCTTGCTCGCCGCAGCGATGGACGACGACAAGATCAGCAAGGCCCTGGCGGCGGCGCGGCTCAAGGACGCCAAGAAAGAAGGTTCCGACCCCGACGAGATCAAGGCGCTCCAGCACCTGATCGACCTCTACGACGCCGAGACCGACGCCAAGAAAGCTGTCAAGGAAGCGCAGGCCGAACTTGATGCCGCCGTGCTGAAGGAGTACGGCCATCTCACCGAGGACGCTGTGAAATCGCTTGTGCTCGATGATAAGTGGTGCGCAGCGGTTAGAGGTCGGATCGGCGGCGAGGTCAATTCGCTCACGCTTGACCTCGTCGCGCGGATTCAGGAGCTCGGGGAGCGTTACTCAGAGACGGTTGGTGCGCTCGATGCCGAACTAGAGAGGCTTGAAGCCACGATCGCAGGTCATCTCGCCGATATGGGGGTCAACTAG
- a CDS encoding M48 family metallopeptidase: MSFANAYLTVGGLGVDVVYKDIKNLHISVYPPMGRVRVAAPERLSEDAIRLAVVERLPWIKKQRRRLLDAQRQTERKMVSGETHYVWGERYRLDASRVGRSNVSMQGRTLWLTAPAGSDIDARSGILDRWYRRQLKAAVALLLDKWLPIIGVDVEKVVVRRMKTKWGTCQTASRTIWVNPELAKKNPLCLEYLVVHELAHFHERTHNEHFVALMDKYLPDWRARRDQLNGAPLAQESWTG; this comes from the coding sequence ATGAGTTTCGCTAATGCCTACCTCACCGTGGGCGGTCTTGGGGTGGATGTCGTCTACAAGGACATCAAGAACCTGCACATCTCGGTCTACCCACCGATGGGGCGCGTGCGGGTGGCCGCACCGGAGCGCCTCAGCGAGGACGCGATACGCCTCGCGGTCGTGGAGCGGCTGCCGTGGATCAAGAAGCAGCGCCGGCGCCTACTGGACGCCCAGCGGCAGACTGAGCGCAAGATGGTGTCCGGTGAGACGCACTACGTGTGGGGTGAGCGCTACCGCCTCGACGCCTCGCGCGTGGGGCGCTCGAACGTGTCGATGCAGGGCAGAACCCTCTGGCTGACAGCACCAGCCGGCTCCGACATCGACGCGCGCAGCGGCATTCTCGATCGGTGGTACCGGCGGCAGCTCAAAGCGGCAGTGGCGCTGCTGCTGGACAAGTGGCTGCCGATCATCGGTGTGGACGTCGAGAAGGTAGTCGTGCGCCGGATGAAGACCAAGTGGGGCACCTGCCAGACGGCCTCACGCACCATCTGGGTCAACCCGGAACTGGCCAAGAAGAACCCGCTGTGCCTCGAATACCTCGTCGTCCACGAACTCGCCCACTTCCACGAACGCACCCACAACGAGCACTTTGTTGCGTTGATGGACAAGTACTTGCCCGACTGGCGCGCGCGCCGCGATCAACTAAACGGTGCGCCCTTGGCTCAGGAGTCTTGGACTGGGTGA
- a CDS encoding DUF732 domain-containing protein, which produces MRASIPAVASVSFSLILAATASADTDDEVFLQKLANDGIREFPHPLVQEGHSICHTIDLGPSGGGYVPDVLDRMSQTFHQWLTHQQTADLVVDSVLAYCPYDRDKLNF; this is translated from the coding sequence ATGAGGGCGAGCATCCCTGCAGTCGCCTCAGTCTCTTTCTCCCTGATCCTGGCAGCGACGGCGAGTGCGGATACGGATGACGAAGTTTTCCTACAGAAACTGGCTAATGACGGGATCCGAGAGTTCCCGCACCCACTGGTCCAGGAGGGTCACAGCATCTGCCACACCATCGATCTCGGCCCGAGCGGTGGGGGGTATGTGCCGGATGTGCTCGACCGAATGTCCCAGACGTTTCACCAGTGGCTAACACACCAGCAGACAGCTGATCTGGTGGTCGACTCCGTCTTGGCGTACTGCCCATACGACCGCGACAAACTGAACTTCTGA
- a CDS encoding helix-turn-helix domain-containing protein: MSDAADRLAQAIRDVVNEAVRAAALEQERPTPAPSRAGELPEIPQDDFLLCPWCNKKHMRHLLPVKEVRHQLGGISPTTFYALVKDGELSLVKIGRRSFVQSEDLDDFVRRRRYDPSG, from the coding sequence ATGAGCGACGCCGCCGACCGGCTCGCCCAAGCCATCCGCGACGTCGTCAACGAGGCCGTCCGCGCAGCAGCTCTCGAACAGGAGCGCCCAACTCCGGCGCCGTCACGCGCGGGTGAACTACCCGAGATACCCCAGGACGATTTTCTCCTATGCCCATGGTGCAACAAGAAACATATGCGGCACCTCTTGCCGGTTAAGGAAGTCCGACATCAGCTGGGCGGCATCAGCCCCACCACGTTCTACGCGTTGGTCAAGGACGGGGAACTGTCGCTCGTCAAGATCGGTCGGCGCTCGTTTGTCCAGTCGGAAGACCTCGACGATTTCGTCAGGAGGCGGCGCTACGACCCTTCTGGTTGA
- a CDS encoding type I restriction endonuclease subunit R, which produces MSTVGQLERATQRRAVRLFQDHLGYGHAGNWAERVGNSNIEETILRENLLARDYDDVVITRAINELHKAAGVGGARSLYEANRAVYDQLRYGVKVKRGVAEQYETIRLIDWGNPNANHFVIAEEVSIKGQHTKRPDVVLYVNGLALGVIEFKRSKVSVSEGIRQNIGNQQQHFIRPFFSTVQLLFAANDVEGLRYGVIEAPEKYWLEWKEPSDVAQPLDRALLQMCSKERFLELIHDFMVFDSGVKKIARHNQYFGVKAAQKRVTKREGGIIWHTQGSGKSLTMVWLAKWIREHQDQARVLIITDRTELDVQIEGVFGGVNEEIYRTMSGADLIGTIDKHDPWLICSLVHKFRSGDDDAERDEAGGDFIAELNAKLPKNFAAKGNLFVFVDEAHRTQSGAMHRAMKALLPGAMFIGFTGTPLLKADAATSIETFGSFIHTYKFDEAVRDGVVLDLRYEARDIDQELKGGAKVDEWFETKTKGLTDLSKARLKKRWGTMQKVVSAKSRAEMIVQDVLLDFAREPRLVSGRGNAMLVGDSIYQACKFYEMFVAAGFTGKCAIVTSYVPNPGDVAKEDSGEGATEKLRQYEIYRQMLADYFDEPADKAVLRIEEFEKDVKRRFIEEPGQMRLLIVVDKLLTGFDAPSATYLYVDKKMRDHGLFQAICRVNRLDGDDKTYGYIVDYRDLFKSLHAAYTDYTTEAFEGYEKKDIEGLLEDRIGKAREDLDDALEKIRALVEPVKAPKGTLEYQHYFVSDVPGDAGQIKANESKRIAFYKAVASLARAYAGIANDMDRAGYSLAEADAIKEELARYVAARDEVELGAGENIDLKQFEAGMRALLDTYIQADPVENVATFNKGLVELIAEHGKNALGTMPPGIRNNSQAAAETIVNNVRKTIIDEHAMNPKYYDKMSELLDALIEQRRQDAIDYKQYLAEVMALAAKIGTKESDTKYPGWVTTVAQRALVDFGWSDGVNVQVVYDTIQGEKSHDWTGNKFKQRELSHALRKVLPEDVDSDRLSALISLLKEHDEFR; this is translated from the coding sequence GTGAGTACCGTCGGCCAGCTAGAGCGCGCGACACAGCGCCGGGCTGTCAGGCTGTTTCAGGATCATCTGGGCTACGGGCACGCCGGCAACTGGGCAGAGCGCGTTGGTAACTCGAACATCGAGGAGACAATCCTTCGCGAGAACCTGCTGGCGCGCGACTACGACGACGTCGTTATAACGAGGGCGATCAACGAGCTGCATAAGGCCGCTGGCGTTGGTGGTGCACGCAGCCTGTACGAGGCCAACCGTGCCGTCTACGATCAGCTGCGCTATGGCGTGAAGGTGAAGCGTGGGGTGGCCGAGCAGTACGAGACGATTCGGCTGATCGACTGGGGCAACCCGAACGCGAATCACTTCGTGATCGCCGAAGAGGTGTCGATCAAGGGCCAGCACACCAAGCGCCCCGATGTTGTGCTGTATGTGAATGGCTTGGCACTGGGTGTGATCGAGTTCAAGCGCTCGAAGGTCAGTGTGTCCGAGGGGATACGGCAGAACATCGGCAACCAGCAGCAGCATTTCATCAGGCCGTTCTTCTCCACCGTTCAGTTGCTTTTTGCCGCCAACGACGTGGAGGGTCTGCGGTACGGGGTAATCGAGGCGCCGGAGAAGTATTGGCTGGAGTGGAAGGAGCCGTCTGATGTCGCGCAGCCGCTTGACCGTGCGCTGCTGCAAATGTGTTCCAAGGAGCGCTTTCTGGAGTTGATCCACGACTTCATGGTGTTCGACTCGGGGGTTAAGAAGATCGCGCGGCACAACCAGTATTTCGGTGTGAAGGCCGCGCAGAAACGGGTCACCAAACGCGAGGGTGGCATCATCTGGCACACCCAGGGCTCGGGCAAGAGCTTGACAATGGTGTGGTTGGCCAAGTGGATTCGTGAGCACCAGGACCAGGCGCGGGTGTTGATCATCACTGATCGCACCGAACTCGATGTGCAGATCGAGGGCGTCTTTGGCGGCGTCAACGAAGAGATCTACCGGACCATGAGCGGCGCTGATTTGATCGGCACGATCGACAAACACGATCCGTGGCTGATCTGCTCACTGGTGCACAAGTTCCGTAGCGGCGATGACGACGCGGAGCGTGACGAGGCTGGCGGCGACTTCATCGCCGAACTGAATGCGAAGCTTCCCAAGAACTTTGCGGCTAAGGGCAATCTTTTCGTCTTTGTCGACGAGGCGCACCGCACCCAGTCGGGTGCGATGCACCGCGCCATGAAGGCGCTGCTGCCGGGGGCGATGTTCATCGGCTTCACCGGCACACCACTGCTCAAGGCTGACGCGGCGACCAGCATCGAAACCTTCGGTAGCTTCATCCACACCTACAAGTTCGACGAGGCCGTGCGCGACGGTGTGGTGCTCGATCTGCGCTACGAAGCGCGCGACATCGACCAGGAGCTCAAGGGTGGCGCCAAGGTCGACGAATGGTTCGAGACCAAGACGAAGGGACTGACCGACCTCAGCAAGGCCCGGCTCAAGAAGCGGTGGGGCACCATGCAGAAGGTGGTGTCTGCCAAGTCCCGCGCCGAGATGATCGTGCAGGACGTACTGCTGGACTTTGCGCGCGAACCACGTCTGGTAAGCGGGCGCGGTAACGCCATGCTCGTCGGCGACAGCATCTACCAGGCGTGCAAGTTCTACGAGATGTTCGTGGCTGCCGGCTTCACGGGCAAGTGCGCCATCGTCACCAGCTACGTACCCAATCCTGGCGACGTCGCCAAGGAGGATTCCGGCGAGGGCGCGACCGAGAAGTTGCGCCAGTATGAGATTTACCGTCAGATGCTGGCCGACTACTTCGACGAACCCGCCGACAAGGCCGTGCTGCGGATCGAGGAGTTTGAGAAGGACGTCAAGCGCCGTTTCATCGAAGAGCCCGGCCAAATGCGGTTGCTGATCGTCGTGGACAAACTGCTGACCGGCTTCGACGCCCCGAGCGCGACGTACCTCTACGTCGACAAGAAGATGCGCGATCACGGCCTGTTTCAAGCCATTTGCCGGGTGAACCGGCTCGACGGCGACGACAAGACCTACGGGTACATCGTCGACTACCGCGATCTGTTCAAGTCACTGCACGCGGCCTACACCGACTACACCACCGAAGCATTCGAAGGGTATGAGAAGAAGGACATCGAGGGGCTCCTCGAAGACCGCATCGGAAAGGCCCGCGAAGACCTCGACGACGCGCTGGAGAAGATCCGCGCCTTGGTCGAGCCGGTCAAGGCGCCCAAGGGCACGTTGGAATACCAGCACTACTTCGTGTCGGACGTCCCCGGTGACGCCGGCCAGATCAAGGCCAACGAATCAAAGCGTATCGCGTTCTACAAGGCAGTTGCGTCTCTCGCCCGCGCCTACGCCGGGATCGCCAACGACATGGACCGCGCCGGCTACTCACTTGCGGAGGCCGACGCCATCAAGGAGGAATTGGCTCGCTACGTTGCCGCGCGCGACGAAGTCGAACTCGGCGCCGGCGAAAACATCGACCTGAAGCAGTTCGAGGCTGGCATGCGCGCGCTGCTCGACACCTACATTCAGGCCGATCCCGTCGAGAACGTCGCCACCTTCAACAAGGGCCTGGTGGAGCTGATCGCCGAACACGGTAAAAATGCCCTCGGCACAATGCCGCCAGGAATCCGCAACAATTCGCAGGCCGCCGCCGAGACAATCGTCAACAACGTGCGCAAGACGATCATCGACGAGCACGCGATGAACCCCAAGTACTACGACAAGATGAGCGAGCTACTCGACGCTCTCATCGAACAACGCCGCCAGGACGCAATCGACTACAAGCAGTATCTGGCTGAGGTGATGGCGCTGGCCGCCAAAATCGGCACCAAGGAGTCGGATACCAAATACCCGGGCTGGGTCACCACCGTCGCCCAGCGCGCACTGGTTGACTTCGGCTGGTCCGACGGCGTGAATGTCCAGGTTGTCTACGACACGATTCAAGGCGAGAAGAGCCACGACTGGACCGGCAACAAGTTCAAGCAACGCGAACTGTCTCACGCGCTGCGCAAGGTGCTGCCCGAAGACGTCGACTCCGACCGGCTTTCGGCGCTCATCAGCTTGCTCAAGGAGCACGATGAGTTTCGCTAA
- a CDS encoding DUF732 domain-containing protein: MIDVPKHLGKRTKLVTVLVALTAPLILAPAARADTGIFTQAEAQYLEQLAGQGILPQTLGMTNGRDEVGLGHGICLALNDHSHDVVDAGIKRNWSNLSQLQINALVGFAVADFCEQNASKLS; the protein is encoded by the coding sequence GTGATCGACGTCCCCAAGCACCTAGGTAAACGGACGAAACTCGTCACCGTCCTAGTGGCCCTGACCGCACCCCTCATCCTGGCACCGGCCGCACGAGCAGACACTGGGATCTTCACCCAGGCTGAGGCCCAGTACCTGGAGCAGCTTGCCGGACAGGGCATCCTGCCGCAGACGCTCGGGATGACCAACGGCCGAGATGAGGTTGGGCTGGGCCATGGCATCTGCCTTGCCCTCAATGACCACAGCCACGATGTCGTGGATGCGGGTATCAAGCGCAACTGGTCGAACCTCAGCCAGCTACAAATCAATGCGCTCGTCGGGTTCGCCGTGGCCGACTTCTGTGAGCAGAACGCGAGCAAGTTGTCATGA
- a CDS encoding restriction endonuclease subunit S: MTKRSLKESIVGPIPADWTVASLGELSSKTTVGFVGSMSHLFAESGVPLLRGTNVLPGRLDLKELRYISSATHKKWAKSSLQPGDLVMVRVGYPGTTAVVPKSIGPANAASLVIVRPDPKLLSAEFAMQVLNSPSGKSRLQAGLVGGAQQVFNTALAAKYPIALPPRAEQDAIAEALGDSDDLIATLTRLIAKKQAIKQGMMQQLLTGRTRLPGFSGEWTEFRLGDIGESLIGLTYSPRNVKQAGTLVLRSSNIQDGRLAFDDNVYVDCPIRDRIRLRENDILICVRNGSRRLIGKSVLLDRRVAGQTFGAFMAVYRSRSNPFLQYFFQSNDFKRQIDEHLGATINQITNGSLNGFVVALPDVAEQRAIADAVISADAEIDTLRARLTKARSMKSGLMQQLLTGRTRLPALETVS; encoded by the coding sequence GTGACCAAGCGCAGCCTAAAGGAATCGATCGTCGGTCCAATACCCGCCGACTGGACTGTCGCGTCATTGGGCGAGCTGAGCAGCAAGACAACTGTAGGTTTTGTCGGGTCCATGTCACACCTATTTGCAGAAAGCGGTGTGCCATTATTGCGTGGAACCAACGTTCTCCCAGGCCGACTGGACCTGAAGGAGCTTCGATACATTTCTTCAGCGACGCATAAGAAGTGGGCAAAGTCTTCTCTGCAGCCGGGTGATCTTGTCATGGTTCGTGTCGGCTATCCAGGAACTACGGCGGTTGTTCCGAAGTCAATTGGCCCAGCGAACGCCGCGAGTCTCGTAATCGTCCGGCCTGATCCTAAACTGCTTAGTGCCGAGTTTGCGATGCAAGTGCTCAACTCCCCGTCGGGAAAATCACGCCTCCAAGCTGGACTCGTTGGCGGGGCTCAGCAGGTCTTCAATACGGCACTGGCAGCAAAGTATCCAATTGCTCTGCCCCCGCGCGCCGAACAAGATGCCATCGCGGAAGCTCTTGGCGACTCAGATGATCTGATCGCCACACTGACGCGGCTGATTGCGAAGAAGCAGGCGATTAAGCAGGGCATGATGCAGCAGCTCCTTACCGGTCGGACACGTCTGCCTGGATTCTCTGGAGAGTGGACTGAATTCCGGCTTGGCGACATCGGCGAAAGTTTGATCGGATTGACCTATAGCCCTCGGAACGTGAAGCAGGCGGGCACACTTGTGCTGCGTTCATCGAATATCCAAGACGGACGGCTCGCGTTTGACGACAACGTCTACGTCGACTGCCCCATACGCGACCGAATCCGGTTACGCGAAAACGACATCCTGATCTGCGTTCGAAACGGAAGCCGTCGGTTGATTGGTAAGAGCGTCCTGCTGGATCGTCGGGTCGCCGGGCAGACCTTCGGAGCATTCATGGCGGTCTACCGGTCTCGCTCGAATCCGTTCCTGCAGTACTTCTTTCAGTCGAATGACTTCAAGCGTCAGATTGATGAACATCTTGGCGCCACCATCAACCAGATAACCAACGGCAGCCTCAATGGTTTCGTGGTTGCTTTGCCGGATGTGGCTGAACAGCGAGCAATTGCTGATGCGGTTATTAGTGCCGACGCCGAGATCGATACGCTGCGCGCTCGCCTTACAAAAGCACGGAGCATGAAGAGCGGCCTGATGCAGCAGCTTCTTACCGGTCGCACCCGCCTGCCCGCCTTGGAGACCGTGTCGTGA
- a CDS encoding helix-turn-helix domain-containing protein, whose amino-acid sequence MPDDRSKPALNDTTRVFGERVRDRRLALGLSQEAAAVRCGIHWTQLGKVERGQRSLRLETIVKIAEGLDVDAGKLVSKLPLPPG is encoded by the coding sequence ATGCCGGACGACCGATCCAAGCCCGCTTTGAACGACACCACTCGCGTCTTCGGCGAACGCGTACGCGATCGTCGACTGGCACTTGGCCTCAGTCAGGAAGCCGCCGCGGTCCGGTGCGGCATTCATTGGACCCAGCTCGGCAAGGTGGAGCGAGGACAGCGAAGCTTGCGGCTGGAGACAATCGTCAAGATTGCCGAAGGCTTGGACGTCGATGCAGGGAAGCTGGTCAGTAAGCTCCCCCTACCGCCAGGCTAA